Part of the Oncorhynchus keta strain PuntledgeMale-10-30-2019 chromosome 31, Oket_V2, whole genome shotgun sequence genome, TTCACACACTTGTTTCCCATTGCACCTGGGGGATATCAGGAGGTAAGATGATGTATGGCTGGGATTTAATCAAACGTGGTGTCAACAAGCATGCAGCGCTTGACATTTAAAGAAACATTTgcagtgtttactgtgaacatCAGGAAATTTGGCTTTAAAAAGGCACATTGATACTGCAATGTGCTTTTCAACAACGTGCCTCTGAATCCCAGCCTGTCTTTATCAAATAAACACTGTGACTGAGTGTACCACTGAGTGTACCTCTGAGAGGACCTCCAGGGTGCCTCTCTTTATCAAATAAACactgactgtacctgtgtgagAGGACCTCCAGGGTGCCTGTCTTCAAATAAATactgactgtacctgtgtgagAGGACCTCCAGGGTGCCTGTCTTCAAATAAATactgactgtacctgtgtgagAGGACCTGTGTGAGAGGACCAGGGTGCCTGTCTTTATCAAATAAATactgactgtacctgtgtgagAGGACCTCCAGGGTGCCTGTCTTTATCAAATAAACactgactgtacctgtgtgagAGGACCTCCAGGGTGCCTGTCTTTATCAAATAAATactgactgtacctgtgtgagAGGACCTTCAGGGTGCCTGTCTTTATATAATAAACACTGACTATACCTGTGTGAGAGGACCTCCAGGGTGCCTGTCTTTATCAAATAAATactgactgtacctgtgtgagAGGGGACCTCCAGGGTGCCTGTCTTTATCAAATAAATAATGACTGAGTACCTGTGTGAGAGGACCTCCAGGGTGCCTGTCTTTATCAAATAAACactgactgtacctgtgtgagAGGACCTCCAGGGTGCCTGTCTTCATCAAATAAACactgactgtacctgtgtgagAGGACCTCCAGGGTGCCTGTCTTTATCAAATAAACactgactgtacctgtgtgagAGGACCTCCAGGGTGCCTGTCTTTATCAAATAAACactgactgtacctgtgtgagAGGACCTCCAGGGTGCCTCTATCAAATAAAtactgtctgtacctgtgtgagaGGACCTCCAGGGTGCCTCTCTTTATCAAATAAACactgactgtacctgtgtgagAGGACCTCCAGGGTGCCTGTCTTCATCAAATAAACactgactgtacctgtgtgagAGGACCTCCATGGTGCCTGTCTTCGTCAAATAAACactgactgtacctgtgtgagAGGACCTCCAGGGTGCCTGTCTTTATCAAATAAATactgactgtacctgtgtgagAGGACCTCCAGGGTGCCTGTCTTTATCAAATAAATAATGACTGAGTACCTGTGTGAGAGGACCTCCAGGGTGCCTGTCTTCATCAAATAAATactgactgtacctgtgtgagAGGACCTCCAGGGTTGCCTGTCTTTATCAAATAAATACTGACTACCTGTGTGAGAGGACCTCCAGGGTGCCTCTATCAAATAAAtactgtctgtacctgtgtgagaGGACCTCCAGGGTGCCTCTCTTTATCAAATAAACACTGACTGAGTACCTGTGTGGGAGGACCTCCAGGGTGCCTCTATCAAATAAAtactgtctgtacctgtgtgagaGGACCTCCAGGGTGCCTCTCTTTATCAAATAAAtactgtctgtacctgtgtgagaGGACCTCCAGGGTGCCTCTCTTTATCAAATAAACACTGACTGAGTACCTGTGTGGGAGGACCTCCAGGGTGCCTCTATCAAATCAAtactgtctgtacctgtgtgagaGGACCTCCAGGGTGCCTCTCTTTATCAAATAAACCCTGACTGAGTACCTGTGTGAGGGGACCTCCAGGGTGCCTGTCTTTATAAAATAAACACTGACTATACCTGTGTGAGAGGACCTCCAGGGTGCCTGTCTTTATCAAATAAATactgactgtacctgtgtgagAGGACCTCCAGGGTGCCTGTCTTTATCAAATAAATAATGACTGAGTACCTGTGTGAGAGGACCTCCAGGGTGCCTGTCTTTATCAAATAAACactgactgtacctgtgtgagAGGACCTCCAGGGTGCCTGTCTTTATCAAATAAACactgactgtacctgtgtgagAGGACCTCCAGGGTGCCTGTCTTCATCAAATAAACACTGGCTGTACCTGTGTGAGAGGACCTCCAGGGTGCCTGTCTTTATCAAATAAACactgactgtacctgtgtgagAGGACCTCCAGGGTGCCTGTCTTTATCAAATAAACactgactgtacctgtgtgagAGGACCTCCAGGGTGCCTGTCTTTATCAAATAAACactgactgtacctgtgtgagAGGACCTCCAGGGTGCCTGTCTTCATCAAATAAACACTGGCTGTACCTGTGTGAGAGGACCTCCAGGGTGCCTGTCTTTATCAAATAAATactgactgtacctgtgtgagAGGACCTCCAGGGTGCCTGTCTTTATCAAATAAATactgactgtacctgtgtgagAGGACCTCCAGGGTGCCTGTCTTTATCAAATAAATactgactgtacctgtgtgagAGGACCTCCAGGGTTGCCTGTCTTTATCAAATAAATACTGACTACCTGTGTGAGAGGACCTCCAGGGTGCCTCTATCAAATAAAtactgtctgtacctgtgtgagaGGACCTCCAGGGTGCCTCTCTTTATCAAATAAACACTGACTGAGTACCTGTGTGGGAGGACCTCCAGGGTGCCTCTATCAAATAAAtactgtctgtacctgtgtgagaGGACCTCCAGGGTGCCTCTCTTTATCAAATAAATactgactgtacctgtgtgagAGGACCTCCAGGGTGCCCGTCTTTATCAAATCAAtactgtctgtacctgtgtgagaGGACCTCCAGGGTGCCTCTTTATCAAATAAACCCTGACTGAGTACCTGTGTGAGAGGACCTCCAGGGTGCCCGTCTGTGAACACTGTGTGTTGGTCAGCTGGTTGGCAGGTCGTCCTTCTTTGCAGGTGGTTCCGTCAGTCCTTCCATACAGAGCTCTCTCAATGAAGATCACTCCAGAATCTAGCAGGGCAAGAAAAACCATGTAAAGAAACAGACAGCACTATGGAGAGACCATCAGGATAGAATGTGTGTGTTCTTACCACAGATCAGGAACTGGACGTTTTCTCCATTGTCACAGGTGACCACTCTCGTCGCTGAGTGAGAAACAATcacatatacactgaacaaaaaataaaacGCAAcaaatgtgttggtcccatgtttcatgagcagaaataaaaaatcccagacgTGTTCCATATGCAAAACAGCTTATTTCTCTTATATGTtttacaaatttgtttacatcccttttagtaagcatttctcctttgccaagataatccagccacctgacagatgtcaaatcaagaagctgattaaacagcatgctcattacacaggtacacatactgggaacaataaaatgtgcagttgtcacaagacaataccacagatgtctcacgaTGAGGGAGCGTGGAATTGGCATGAATGTCTACCATAGCTGTCGCCACAGAATTTCATGTCAATTTGTCTACCATAAGAAGCCGCCAATGCTGTTTTAGACAATTTGGCaatatgtccaaccggcctcacaaacgcAAACCACGTGTACACCGATCCGGGACcaccacatccagcttcttcacctgtgagATTGTCGGATATGCCCTCCGACGAAACATCAcatgcaaagcgtcaatacagaactaagtttaaatcgtactacaccggctccgacgcccgtcggatgtagcagggcttgcaaatgtttacagactacaaagggaagcacagccaagaacTGCCCAGTGACGAGCCTACCAgttgagctaaattacttctatgctcgcgtcgaggaaagtaacactgaaacattcatgagagcatcagctgttccagatgactgatcacactctccgcagccgatgcgAGTGAAGCCTTTAAACAGGTGAACATTCACAAGgtcacagggccagacggattactaaggaacttcaagttccttagcatccacatcaccaacaatatAACcttgtccaagcacaccaagacagtcagactaaaaagacttggcatgggtcctcagatcctcaaaaggttctacagttgcaccatcgagagcactgTGACGGGTTGCATAACTGCCTGGTAAAAAGAAAATGATGCGCTCACACACAATCACCAACGTACCTGCAGCTGGTAGTGTACAGCAAACTGCAGCCAGCACTGAAACACATCACACAGCTAGTTCAGCTTTTCTAACCTTGGTCAGTCTCATCGCAATTCTTTACAGAAGAGTAGTGTACAGCATATACAGTAAGTATAtaaataatgtacagtatatagtatggtactgcGTATAGACAGACATGGGACATCACCTAGTCCTCAGATAATACAGGATGCTGGATATTAGACCTGGGTCATACTGTTGATATTGGACTTCAATTACTTTCAATACAAACTGATATAGAAACTTCTGGAAAATACTGGAATGTATATTTTAAATGCCCTCAAATACATATTTTGTTACAAGTCAGTCAGTATACTCACAGGTGAACGCAGTCAGTCTGACAAGGAGCATGATGCTGGGTACAGGTCTGGTAGTAGCTGGTTCAGTTGTAGTAGTAACAAGTAAGATGTTACAGATGGTCACCTGGACAAATACACCTAACATTTATTGATACTTGCAAAGAACAGATCCTTGTTTACAAAGCATCAACCAGGAACACAAAGCACAGCAGATTAGCAGTCAACTCGGCAACACAGAACTAAAATCTCAGGCCAGCTCAAACCACATGTCCTGTGTGATGGTGCCGTCCTCCCGTTACGCAATCACCACAGCATGAAGCCCATTTTAGTTATCGTTGGGTTTTATTTTCTCTGGGTGTCAATCTACCTGTGACTGTCACGTAATACAGTTTCAGTAAACAGTTTGGTTAATTCTCCACGGGAGACAGTCTAATTAACCAGTGCTTAATTTTAGCCGGCTGGCACCTTCCTCTTTTAAACATTCGTTGGGAACCTTTTTTGCCAGACTCAGTACCTCTCCCAGAATTTCATTTTTTATATTCACTTTTCACAATGTGAATATTATAATAAAAATATATCAAAGTTAATTCAAGTTGCCTCATTGGCAATTCTTCCATACAGGCCATTCCCAATATTTCAAATACAAGCACAGGAAAAGACAGGTTGGcaaccaaaatatatttgatcAGCTTCCAAATATTGTTGTACAATGTAAAAACGAGAGAGATGGTCTTTTGGCAGGAACATGTCAGACATCTCCTGTGAGAGTACTGcccatcattgggtgagtcagtgacaCGTAACTATTTTCATTGTCACTGACTTGCCGAATGATGAGCAGTACTCTCGCCCGGGGATGTCCGACATGTTGTGCCAAAACACCATCTCTAGACTAACTTCGTCCTTATATTGTAGCCTACAATATATGCATATCCACACACCTAGGccaaggctattgatggattcaagacaaaGGTGGTTTTTATTGAGCTCAGAGTCAatttgtcagtgtcaaagtaaCCTTTCATTGTGATAATTTGTGCACTATTAAAGATTCTGCCTAAGTCAGTCATGTAAAATTATGCAGAATtgcattaaatgtatttatataaaaGGCCACATTTTTCACAGACCCTCAGCTACAAAAAAAGTTACCCCATGTGTGTAGTTCTACTCTATGCCACTATACACATGCACAATCTGTTCTCAGAACATTTTGTATTATACTATACTTAAATCAATAACACTACATTTAGTATGATAAACCACATTTCATACCGTATGTATTAATTTGAGAACATCCACCCACCCGTTTTGTATGAAACATTACAAATTTAAATTCATattatgttacaaatttgcaaaagTAATCAAATGCTACAATTCTAGATAGGAGGTAGGCAGCtaaggttagctaaaagggttaagggatgtgttagctaacatgctaagtagttgcaaagtagctaaaaagtagccAGTAGTTTAACATTTGTTATTAGCTAAAGTGTCAATGTTGTTTCAAACTCGTCACCTTTGGGTTACTAGAAATTTGCCTTATAcacccaccctgaccaaccaccatGCTTCCATTTTTGTCTTAAGTAACCATACTGAATCATACTAAACTGAGTGTTCCGGATTTACTTTTACTACGTATAGTCTGAGAGCAGGCTGCAATGGGATGATATGCAtacaatgctttattataaaagtGATACTCCTTCATGCGTTCCGGTACCTCAGAATTCCCCAGGTCACCCCCTTCTCGCGCTCACTTTTTGTTCCGGAACCTACCAATTTACCAATTAAGCACTGAATTTAACAAAGTTTTCATGCGCAGGTCTTCCCATATTCACATAGATGACTACACCATATGTGATTGAATCGCAAGACAGCATTATATTGGTTTTTCATTTCAATAGTACAATCGCCAGTTACCATAAATTTACGCCATTTGCTATGTCCTTTGTTGTTTCTTTATTGGACCAATTACACGTGTACACTTTGTTTCAAGTTGTTTGTATTGTTTGCTTATCTCACCCTGAGCTGGCTTGTTTCTCCTGCGTCTCTGAAAGGAGCGTGCTCAGGTATTAATGATTATATATCCTATAGCAGAcgtccccaattacattcagccgTGGGACGATTTTGCTTTTCGGGAATTCTATTAATGCCCTGGCCTGCGCCCCGGGTGAACCCGGTAAGCGTTGATTGCCTTCGTTTTGAACCAGGCCGCCTCCCGGCATTGAGCTGGGTGCCCCAAATTTGGTCGGATGGAGAATTGTACACACCATGCTTACATCACTGGGCCcgtaatcaaccaatcaaacttTATTGGTATGGTAATATTTACCTAATTTGTCAAATCCTAAAAGAGGGTTATCAACCTTTTATTGTTCAATGAACGGGGAGAATTACTGTTGGAAGATGGAAGAAACTGGGGTTTTGTTTGACACTACTAGTGAGTGGAGTGAAGCTAATAGTACAGAAAGTGAGTGTAGTGTCTTAACACTTAGTACTTATTTATGTAATAAGAAAGACTCTGAATACAagcaattgaactggagcttcacatttactcaaactagttagtaccagaataacatagaacaatACTGTGCATGACCAAGGGCGCTTCatccttaaaggggacatcagtaattaacagaacataacattCCTTCTCTTATACAATCAGAGTTACTTTTACCAAACCACAACTGAAACATTTCCCAGAACTTGTTGTAGTTATTTTGCATCTTTTAATTTGAACTTGAACAgttagtttttgtttgtttgtttataagTCTAGTCTGTCTGGTGGACGGTGCCTTCGTTCTGGGTAGCGCCTCAGATTGTCTGGAGGCTCCTGAACATCCTCAGTGTGTGCTTGTTCCATTATAGCGTCTGCTATAGCAGCACCTTCATCAACACGTTCCCTTCTTTCAGCCTGGGGTCTCTCTACTGCCCCACCGTCCTCTACAGTTCCTTGTGTGTCACTCTCGGGAGCTCTCTGGGCCTGTTCTCTCTCGATTGTTGTGCTGTTTTCCATGGAATGCAtttgacatgaggactccttgctgtccccagtccacctggccatgctcctgctccagtttcaactgttctgccttactattattcaaccatgctggtcatttatgaacatttgaacatcttggccacgttctgttataatctccacccggcacagccagaagaggactggccaccccacatatgctctctctaattctctctttctttctctctctcggaggacctgagccctaggaccgtgccccaggactacctgacacaatgccccagtccacctgactgtgctgctgctccagtttcaactgttctgccttattattattcgaccatgctggtcatttatgaacatttgaacatcttggtcatgttctgttataatctctacccggcacagccagaagaggactggccaccccacatagcccggttcctctctaggtttcttcctaggttttggcctttctagggagtttttcctagccaccgtgcttttacacctgcattgtttgctgtttggggttttaggctgggtttctgtacagcactttgagatatcagctgatgtacgaagggctatataaatacatttgatttgatttggttaatGTGACGCCGCCACATTATGTCTGGGCTCACTTGAACCTGGTAAGTTCTGGGTCCCGTTTGTGTGTGTACGGTCCCTCTTGTCCATTTCCCTCCTCTTCTGTAGTCTCGCACCATCACTTCCTGTCCTGTTTGGAGATGGCGCTCCTGGTCACCGGAGAGCATCTTTGCTTGTTTGTTCAGCACTTCATTACGCCTGTTTGGCTTCATGATGTCCAGCTGTGTGCAGAGAGGCCTCCCGAACATCAGTGCGGTTGGGCTTTCATTTGTCGTGGCATGTGGGGTGTTTCGGTAGGAGGCCAGGAACTTGGCCAGTTTTGTTTGCAAAGTCCCTTCGTCTCGTTTTGCTGCACGGAGTCCTTGCTTTAGGGTTTGCACAAAGCGTTCTGCCAGCCCATTGGTGGCAGGGTGGTACGGAGCTGAAGTTGAGTGTTTGATTCCATTTACTGACATGAATCTTGTAAACTCGTCACTTACAAAAGCTTGCGCGTTGTCACTTACCAGCTGCAGTGGCAAACCGAAGCGTGCAAACGTTGTTCTGAGACACTCTATCGTCTGAGCTGAGGTGGAGGAGTCAGTGCAAAACACCTCTGGCCATTTGGAATGGGCATCAACTATAACCAGAAACATGTGCTTTTCAAAGGGACCAGCGTAGTCCACATGAATTCTCTGCCATGGCTCTGCGGGCCATTCCCATGGGTGGACTGGGACAGGAGCAGGCATGTGAAGGGTTTCCAAGCATCCGCTACAGTTCTTATTTTCTATCTGTTGGTCCAGACCTGGCCACCAGAAGTGGCTCCTTGCGAGCAGCTTCATTTTGACAATTCCAACATGACCTTCATGTAGTTGCTGCAAGACTAGATGTTGGCATTTCTGGGGTATCATGACTCTCATTCCCCACATCAAACATCCTTGGTACGTTGTAATTTCGTTTCTCCGCTGGAAATACGGAGTCAGCTCCTTTCTGCCAGTAGCTGGCCATCCTGACATGGTGTAGGTGTACACTTTTGACAAGGTCACATCTTTCCTTGTCTCCTGTTTGATAACTGTGCCTGTGACCGGTAGTGCCTCGAGCTGAGCGGTATGGAACATGTCCACTGCATCCACACTCCTTTGCCTTTCTCTTGTACATGGCAGTCTGGATAATCCATCTGCATTTGTGTGGAGGGATGACGGCTTAAACTCAATGTCATACATATGACTGGCAAGGAACAGGGCGTATCGCTGTAACCTGGCTGCTGTCATTGCCGGAATGCCTTTCTTTGGACTGAAAATGGAAAGCAACGGCTGGTGATCTGTAACCAGTGTGAAACTGTTGCCATATAGGCATGCGTGGAATTTCTTGACGCCCCACACTAGTGCCAGTGCTTCTTTGTCGATTTGTGAGTAGTTTTTCTCTGCATCATTCAATGTTCGTGACGCAAATGCAACTGGCCTCTCTGACCCatctttcagtgtgtgtgaaaGGACTGCCCCTAATCCATAAGGGGACGCATCACAAGCCAACTTCACTGGCATTTCAGGGTCGTAATGCATCAAGACCTGTTCAGATGTTATGAGCCGTTTTGCCTCCAGAAATGCATTTTCACATTGCTCTGTCCACCGCCATGTCCTATTCTTTTCCAGGAGCTGATTTAGAGGCTGGAGTACTGCTGAAAGGTTTGGGAGGAATCTTCTGTAGTAATTGATCAGTCCCGTGAAAGATCTCACTTCTGTGATATTTTGTGGTCGTGGTGCCTGTACTACTGCCTCGATTTTGTCCTGTGTTTTGTGCAATCCATTACAGTCAATCTCATGTCCACAGAAGACAATCTTGTCTTTGAAGAACTCACACTTCTTTAAGTTTGCCTGTAGACCATACTCTTTCAGTCTTTTCATGACCTCTTCCAGGTTAGCCAGGTGCTCTTTGTCGGTGCGTCCTGTTATGATCATGTCATCCAGGATACACTGGGTTCCTGGGATTCCTTGCAAAATCTGGTCAATAGTTTGTTGCCAAATGGCTGGGGCTGATGCAATGCCAAACACCAGGCGGTTATACCTGTATAGacctttgtgtgtgtttattgtcagGTACTGTTTGGAACTCTCTTCAACCGGTAGCTGCAGGTAAGCCTGTTTCAGATCGATTTTACTGAAGTGTTTCCCACCAGCTAGTGCAGCAAAGATGTCATCCAGGTGTGGTAGGGGGTATTGGTCCACATGCAACATTGGATTCACAGTTACCTTGAAGTCCCCACACATTCTAACAGACCCGTCTTTCTTCACAATAGGAACTATGGGTGTGGCCCATTCGCTTCTGTCCACTTTCGCCAGGATCCCTGTATCCTGCAAGCGATCGATTTCCGCTTCCACCTTTGGTCTCAGGGAGTATGGAACAGATCTGGCTTTGCAGAATTTTGGGGTTGCGTCATCTCTTAGTACAAGTTTTGCGGTGAAGCCTTTTACTGTTcccatctgatcactgaaaactgtgtTGTATTTATTCCGTAAGTGTTCCAGTGTTTGGTCTGTGCCTTTCTCTTTGGACTGGAACGTGTGGAGCATTTTCAAGTCCAATTCAGCTTTATTTTTGAAAGCCATTCCCTGCCAAATAATGGGGGGCCAGTTCCAGGCACCACATACAGCTGTAACTGCTGTGTTTGCCCCCCATAATGCAATCTGACCTGCAGCGCCCCCATTGGGCTCAATCTCTCTCCTGAGTAAGTCTTCAGCAACACATTTGTGTTCTTCAGCTTAATAGCCTTAAAGTGCTCATTGTAGACAGTAGTGGAAATTATAGACACTGCAGATCCTGTGTCCAGCTCCATTTTGAGGGGTTTGCCTTCGATATCTGGTGTCACCCATATTAtgctactgctgggagaagtcaCTGTGTTTAACTCCATTGTACCAATTAATCGTTCATCTGAATCACTGCCACTGTTCTCTGCTAGTGCATTCACAGACCCTTTAATTTTCTCAGTTTTCCTGTTGTGACTGAATTTGGCTTTGCATGCTCTTTGAATGTGCCCCCTTCTACTGCATTTGTGACAAATTTCGTCTTTGAAACGGGAGTCCTCTGCTCTGTGACCATCTCTGTCACACCTGTTGCATTTTTCGGCCACACAGGGGCGTTGTCGACTGCGTGAAAACTTGTGCAGGGAAATTTGTGACAGGTCGGTAATTCTTTTACTTTGCAACTCAAAAGTATCTTTAGTCTCGATTTCCATAGCCACAGCAATTTCAACAGCCTTTGCAAACGTGAGCTCTGATTCTGTGAGCAAACGCTTTTGAATTTGTTCATGTTTCAGTCCACAAACAAATCTATCCCTTAATGTGTCATTTAGGTTCTCTCCCAACCGGCAATGTTCAGACAGTTTCTTCAACACTGCTACATATGTACTAACACCCTCCCCCTCATTCTGATCTCTCTTGTGGAAACGAAAACGTTCCGCGATGAGGAGTGGTTTAGGTGATAGGTGATTTTGCAATAGCTCCACAATCTCTGTGAATGTTTTATTTGAGGGCTTCAGAGGGGCAGTCAGATCTCTTAGCAAACTGTATGTTTTTGGGCCAATTAAACTCCACAACGCTGGTACTCTCTTGTTATCAGCAATGTCGTTTGCAATGAAGTAATGTTCCAGTCGTTCAATGTAAGTTGCCCAGTTTTCTTGCGTGTCATCAAACACATCTATTTTCCCGATGCTAGCCATTCTCTTTACCTCCGGCTCCACGGGTCTTTGATCTGCCGCCTCGTTCTCGTCAGCTCTCCCCTCGTCCTCACTGCTTGCTAGCTGTTGTGCTACAGGGTCAAaatcttcctctcttcctacGAACTCCATCTGTATTCGTGATGCACACTGCAGGTAATCATCCTCGTCGCCATTGTAGTGTCTTAACACTTAGTACTTATGTATGTAATAAGAAAGACTCTGAATACAagcaattgaactggagcttcacatttactcaaactagttagtaccagaataacatagaacaatactgcgcatgaccaagggcgctccatccttaaaggggacatcggtaattaa contains:
- the LOC127914348 gene encoding uncharacterized protein K02A2.6-like gives rise to the protein MAFKNKAELDLKMLHTFQSKEKGTDQTLEHLRNKYNTVFSDQMGTVKGFTAKLVLRDDATPKFCKARSVPYSLRPKVEAEIDRLQDTGILAKVDRSEWATPIVPIVKKDGSVRMCGDFKVTVNPMLHVDQYPLPHLDDIFAALAGGKHFSKIDLKQAYLQLPVEESSKQYLTINTHKGLYRYNRLVFGIASAPAIWQQTIDQILQGIPGTQCILDDMIITGRTDKEHLANLEEVMKRLKEYGLQANLKKCEFFKDKIVFCGHEIDCNGLHKTQDKIEAVVQAPRPQNITEVRSFTGLINYYRRFLPNLSAVLQPLNQLLEKNRTWRWTEQCENAFLEAKRLITSEQVLMHYDPEMPVKLACDASPYGLGAVLSHTLKDGSERPVAFASRTLNDAEKNYSQIDKEALALVWGVKKFHACLYGNSFTLVTDHQPLLSIFSPKKGIPAMTAARLQRYALFLASHMYDIEFKPSSLHTNADGLSRLPCTRERQRSVDAVDMFHTAQLEALPVTGTVIKQETRKDVTLSKVYTYTMSGWPATGRKELTPYFQRRNEITTYQGCLMWGMRVMIPQKCQHLVLQQLHEGHVGIVKMKLLARSHFWWPGLDQQIENKNCSGCLETLHMPAPVPVHPWEWPAEPWQRIHVDYAGPFEKHMFLVIVDAHSKWPEVFCTDSSTSAQTIECLRTTFARFGLPLQLVSDNAQAFVSDEFTRFMSVNGIKHSTSAPYHPATNGLAERFVQTLKQGLRAAKRDEGTLQTKLAKFLASYRNTPHATTNESPTALMFGRPLCTQLDIMKPNRRNEVLNKQAKMLSGDQERHLQTGQEVMVRDYRRGGKWTRGTVHTQTGPRTYQVQVSPDIMWRRHINQIKSNVFI